In Uranotaenia lowii strain MFRU-FL chromosome 2, ASM2978415v1, whole genome shotgun sequence, one genomic interval encodes:
- the LOC129747659 gene encoding uncharacterized protein LOC129747659, which yields MASSSAESIKLPDLITRWMEVQKSRAGLDDASPLKIDVIDLTLLLKSMGLKLEYLDFQPDRANMDTLTVDVKCNRSGVLARMSYDLVNGCSCPEKDEKETSFWTVQATGPKAFSKGNTNTSSNLLPEVSENCSRVSKAMLSNLLDYYRSSMKTIERGEDVVHSPLKVPSPKICVTSPGMTVSSPFATPPAEGKFMSRIGDVSIKIDPSLSPMKPKSPASQMKCEEDHTDSTKSNSPNMSEAIQNATRELSKSETDLRSTKVELFQDVPQVSVIPDDNSFANSEEMKAIITSSPNDKNFEAQLNIEQSRERDLNIIHCLQQARQQIDAALLVVKLNNACPRDLVLSPASSVVITTPQTVIRKKIFSIDKNPSLGALGRRMSLPGRPSESPKMLNTASTGKPQLGPPRKKPIGTSQLASMKTAAPVSRGDTPRPTGTQLKAAVGLRKTSSITSLTGINGATATGSVKASSGSTNIIKRTTGTGSKPLVGVRQSSNTGAKLGSGQLIKSSSSTGDKK from the exons ATGGCGTCCAGCTCGGCCGAGAGTATTAAGCTCCCGGATTTGATTACCAGGTGGATGGAGGTGCAGAAGTCCCGGGCCGGATTGGACGATGCAAGT CCCCTGAAAATAGATGTCATCGATCTCACCCTGTTGCTTAAATCGATGGGTCTCAAGTTGGAGTATTTGGACTTCCAACCGGATCGAGCCAACATGGATACACTGACGGTCGATGTGAAATGCAACCGGTCGGGAGTTTTGGCCAGGATGAGCTACGATCTGGTGAACGGTTGTTCATGTccagaaaaagacgaaaaagaaacatcCTTCTGGACAGTACAGGCAACCGGCCCCAAGGCCTTTTCGAAGGGCAACACTAATACGTCGTCCAATTTATTGCCCGAGGTGTCTGAAAATTGTTCTCGTGTGTCCAAAGCCATGCTTTCTAACCTTCTTGACTACTACAGGAGTAGTATGAAAACGATCGAGCGCGGTGAAGATGTTGTCCATTCGCCGTTAAAAGTTCCATCACCGAAAATTTGTGTCACTAGTCCTGGAATGACCGTTAGCTCACCATTTGCCACTCCTCCGGCCGAAGGGAAGTTTATGTCTCGTATAGGAGATGTTTCCATCAAGATTGATCCCTCTTTGAGTCCGATGAAGCCGAAATCTCCCGCTAGTCAGATGAAATGTGAGGAAGATCATACTGATAGTACCAAATCGAACAGTCCGAATATGAGTGAAGCTATTCAAAATGCAACAAGGGAACTTTCGAAGAGTGAAACGGATCTTCGATCTACCAAAGTGGAACTGTTCCAAGATGTTCCCCAGGTCAGTGTTATCCCGGATGACAACTCTTTCGCCAACAGTGAGGAAATGAAAGCCATCATCACATCGAGTCCCAACGATAAGAACTTTGAAGCTCAACTGAACATCGAGCAGAGCAGGGAACGTGATCTTAACATTATCCACTGCCTGCAACAAGCACGGCAGCAAATCGATGCTGCCCTCCTGGTCGTGAAACTAAACAACGCCTGTCCGCGGGATTTGGTCCTATCGCCAGCATCATCGGTAGTCATCACAACGCCTCAAACGGTTATccgtaagaaaatattttctattgACAAGAATCCATCGCTGGGAGCTCTTGGGCGCAGGATGTCACTGCCAG GTCGCCCATCGGAATCGCCGAAAATGCTCAACACAGCCTCTACTGGGAAACCTCAACTAGGACCCCCCAGAAAAAAGCCGATAGGAACGTCTCAGCTGGCATCAATGAAGACTGCGGCACCGGTTTCTCGCGGTGACACCCCTAGACCCACCGGAACACAGCTAAAAGCGGCTGTAGGCCTAAGGAAGACCAGCTCCATCACTTCCTTAACAGGAATAAACGGTGCCACTGCGACTGGCAGCGTTAAAGCATCGTCCGGTTCAACCAATATCATAAAAAGAACTACCGGAACAGGATCCAAGCCATTGGTAGGGGTGCGACAATCTTCCAACACTGGTGCCAAACTTGGAAGTGGTCAGCTGATTAAAAGTTCCAGTTCGACCGGCGATAAAAAGTGA